Proteins found in one Hippopotamus amphibius kiboko isolate mHipAmp2 chromosome 12, mHipAmp2.hap2, whole genome shotgun sequence genomic segment:
- the LOC130833933 gene encoding integumentary mucin C.1-like translates to MKDTTKDTTSKETKGCSPFAQDTSKATSKATTSKDTEGRSPLAQVTTKATTKASTEATTSKDIEWCTPLAQVTTKTTTKATTKASTKDTTKTTTKATTKASTKATTSKDIERCTPFGAVTTKTTPKATPKTTPKATTKATTSKDIEGRSSLAQVTTKTTIKASTKTTTKATTKTTIKASTKTTTKATIKVSTKATTSRDIEGRSPLAQVTTKTTTKATTKASSKATTSKETKGCSPFAQDTSKATSKATTSKDTEGRSPLAQVTTKATTKASTKATTSKDTEGRSPLAQVTTKATTKASTKATTSKDTEGRSPLAQAPIKVSTKTTTSRDIEGHSPLAQVTSKTTTKATIKASTKATTSRDIEWCTPLAWVTTKATTKATIKASTKATTKATTSKNIKGHSPLAQVTSKTTTKATIKASTKATTSRDIEWCTPLAWVTTKATTKATIKASTKTTTKAATSKDIEWCTPPVQVTTKTTTKATTRTTSKATTSKDISWCTPLAQVTTKATSKATTKTTTKATTKTTTKATTRTTSRATTSKDIEGCTPLAQDTTKATTKGTTSKDLEG, encoded by the exons ATGAAG GATACCACCAAGGACACCACCTCCAAGGAGACCAAGGGATGCAGTCCCTTTGCCCAGGATACCAGCAAGGCCACCAGCAAGGCTACCACCTCCAAGGATACTGAGGGGAGAAGTCCCCTTGCCCAGGTTACCACCAAGGCCACCACCAAGGCTTCTACCGAGGCTACCACCTCCAAGGATATCGAGTGGTGTACTCCCCTTGCCCAGGTTACCACCAAGACCACCACCAAGGCTACCACCAAGGCTTCCACCAAG GATACCACCAAGACTACCACCAAGGCTACCACCAAGGCTTCCACCAAGGCTACCACCTCCAAGGATATCGAGCGGTGTACTCCTTTTGGCGCGGTTACTACGAAGACTACCCCCAAGGCTACCCCCAAGACTACCCCCAAGGCTACCACCAAGGCTACCACCTCCAAGGATATTGAGGGGCGCAGTTCCCTTGCCCAGGTTACCACCAAGACTACCATCAAGGCTTCCACCAAGACTACCACCAAGGCTACCACCAAGACTACCATCAAGGCTTCCACCAAGACTACCACCAAG GCTACCATCAAGGTTTCCACCAAGGCTACCACCTCCAGGGATATCGAGGGGCGCAGTCCCCTTGCTCAGGTTACCACCAAGACTACCACCAAGGCTACCACCAAGGCTTCCTCCAAGGCTACCACCTCCAAGGAGACCAAGGGATGCAGTCCCTTTGCCCAGGATACCAGCAAGGCCACCAGCAAGGCTACCACCTCCAAGGATACTGAGGGGAGAAGTCCCCTTGCCCAGGTTACCACCAAGGCCACCACCAAGGCTTCCACCAAGGCTACCACCTCCAAGGATACTGAGGGGAGAAGTCCCCTTGCCCAGGTTACCACCAAGGCCACCACCAAGGCTTCCACCAAGGCTACCACCTCCAAGGATACTGAGGGGAGAAGTCCCCTTGCCCAG GCTCCCATCAAGGTTTCCACCAAGACTACCACCTCCAGGGATATCGAGGGGCACAGTCCCCTTGCCCAGGTTACCAGCAAGACTACCACCAAGGCTACCATCAAGGCTTCCACCAAGGCTACCACCTCCAGGGATATCGAGTGGTGTACTCCCCTTGCCTGGGTTACCACCAAGGCTACCACCAAGGCTACCATCAAGGCTTCCACCAAGGCTACCACCAAGGCTACCACCTCCAAGAATATCAAGGGGCACAGTCCCCTTGCCCAGGTTACCAGCAAGACTACCACCAAGGCTACCATCAAGGCTTCCACCAAGGCTACCACCTCCAGGGATATCGAGTGGTGTACTCCCCTTGCCTGGGTTACCACCAAGGCTACCACCAAGGCTACCATCAAGGCTTCCACGAAGACGACCACCAAGGCTGCCACCTCCAAGGATATTGAGTGGTGTACTCCCCCTGTGCAGGTTACCACCAAGACTACCACCAAGGCTACCACCAGGACCACCTCCAAGGCTACCACCTCCAAGGATATCAGTTGGTGTACTCCCCTTGCCCAGGTTACCACCAAGGCTACTAGCAAGGCTACCACCAAGACTACCACCAAGGCTACCACCAAGACTACCACCAAGGCTACCACCAGGACTACCTCCAGGGCGACCACCTCCAAGGATATTGAGGGGTGCACTCCCCTTGCCCAGGATACCACCAAGGCCACCACCAAGGGCACCACTTCCAAGGATCTTGAGGGATGA